A DNA window from Coffea arabica cultivar ET-39 chromosome 6c, Coffea Arabica ET-39 HiFi, whole genome shotgun sequence contains the following coding sequences:
- the LOC113693513 gene encoding uncharacterized protein has product MNGVVEAANKDLKKIIRKMIKRHRDWHEKLPYALMAYRTAIRTSTGPTPYNLMYGMEAVLPAEVEIPSLRILMEAKLEEAEWIQQRHEQLSLIDEKRLNAICHGQCYQKRVARAYNKRVRPRIFTEGDKVLKHILPVQEKAKGKFAPNWQGPFIVHKILAGRAIILAEMDGQVFPQPINSDMYKKFFI; this is encoded by the coding sequence ATGAATGGAGTAGTAGAGGCTGCAAATAAGGATTTGAAGAAAATAATCCGTAAGATGATTAAGAGACACCGTGATTGGCACGAGAAGCTCCCTTATGCATTAATGGCATATAGAACCGCTATTCGGACTTCTACTGGGCCAACTCCCTACAATCTCATGTACGGAATGGAAGCAGTGTTGCCAGCCGAAGTCGAAATCCCTTCTTTGCGCATTTTAATGGAGGCCAAACTGGAGGAGGCTGAGTGGATTCAACAACGTCATGAGCAGTTGTCTTTAATCGATGAGAAAAGGTTAAATGCCATTTGTCATGGTCAATGTTATCAAAAGAGGGTAGCCCGTGCTTACAATAAGAGGGTCAGACCACGGATATTCACAGAAGGAGATAAAGTGTTGAAACACATTTTGCCAGTACAAGAGAAAGCTAAGGGGAAATTTGCACCAAATTGGCAAGGCCCTTTTATTGTCCATAAAATTTTGGCCGGGAGAGCGATCATTCTCGCAGAAATGGATGGGCAAGTGTTCCCTCAACCAATTAATTCGGATATgtataagaaatttttcatatga